One Carcharodon carcharias isolate sCarCar2 chromosome 33 unlocalized genomic scaffold, sCarCar2.pri SUPER_33_unloc_1, whole genome shotgun sequence genomic window carries:
- the gps2 gene encoding G protein pathway suppressor 2 isoform X5, protein MPALLERPKMSSAMARALHQHIMKERARKRQEEEEVDKMMEQKMKEEQERKRKKEMEERMSLEETKEQISKMELKLQSLQEEKHQLFLQLKKVLHEEEKRRAKMKEQRYKRLFCLKASGPTVITLAKRFFGCKVLWNILRVVKHCRHKQPPSRTLRYHRQARYFTNAAVLYSDMNTLTQATYPQALAVHSSQHLINIQEGHGRPGGLLGDRPKSQMFPSGAIAQSRAFTVQAGFTAAQTDHPQYQTGQSGHSSYPVSQTQHGPPYGPGQTVTYASSQQLRGPSAFQAMSAYIPHQQTAYAVHGHFTPQQGFIPPSTAIPLQKQLEHANQQSGFTDSTGFQTTSQAAPRHAYLQHSQGQRYYHQ, encoded by the exons ATGCCAGCCCTACTGGAACGGCCCAAGATGTCGAGCGCAATGGCGCGGGCTCTTCACCAGCACATCATGAAGGAGCGAGCACGGAAAAGACAAG aggaggaggaggtggacaaaatgatggaacagaagatgaaagaggagcaggaacggaaaaggaagaaagagatggAGGAGCGGATGTCACTGGAAGAGACAAAGGAACAG ATTTCCAAGATGGAGTTAAAACTGCAGAGCCTACAGGAGGAGAAGCACCAGCTCTTTCTGCAACTGAAGAAAGTTCTTCATGAAGAAGAGAAGCGACGGGCTAAGATGAAGGAGCAGAGGTACAAGAGGCTTTTCTGTCTCAAGGCATCAGG gccaacagtgattacacttgcAAAACGTTTCTTtggttgcaaagtgctttggaacattctgAGGGTTGTGAAACATTGCAGACACAAACAGCCTCCCTCGAGAACACTGAGGTACCACCGCCAGGCCAGGTACTTCACCAATGCAGCCGTTCTTTACAG TGATATGAACACCCTGACCCAGGCTACCTACCCACAGGCACTGGCTGTCCATTCCAGTCAGCATCTGATCAATATACAAG AAGGCCACGGGAGACCAGGGGGGCTGCTGGGAGATCGGCCGAAATCGCAGATGTTCCCATCGGGAGCCATAGCACAG aGCCGTGCATTCACGGTACAGGCTGGATTCACAGCTGCACAAACAGACCATCCACAGTACCAGACTGGCCAGTCAGGACATAGCAGTTACCCAGTTAGCCAGACACAACATGGACCACCGTACGGGCCGGGACAGACTGTCACCTACGCCAGTAGCCAACAGCTTCGAG GGCCTTCTGCTTTCCAGGCAATGTCTGCGTACATCCCACATCAGCAGACTGCGTATGCTGTCCATGGGCACTTCACCCCTCAACAAG GCTTCATTCCTCCGAGTACGGCAATTCCGTTACAGAAACAGCTGGAACATGCAAACCAGCAGTCCGGATTCACCGATTCT